The following are from one region of the Biomphalaria glabrata chromosome 12, xgBioGlab47.1, whole genome shotgun sequence genome:
- the LOC106063377 gene encoding INO80 complex subunit B-like — translation MDFEDDIINEPPAKKHKKHKKKHKHKKEPAPPALMSPKTSIKLKLKLGKETMGTKNVMSVVQSTESHVPELSKAAKKSAHNDEEDFSDDDKWLEALEKGYSNNYADIAKKDPALLTARQKALLHGSQQDELLQLPSGYKTVELTDEQKRRRQEKAKRRRQQANEKMENDKNQTVHKLLKKQDSKLKRPIKPRGGKSSSVPRIIYRNRLDDICILLPPDVPFPLRPEIAKSYPEPQLCGVDGCTNMRTSICSKTKVPICSLACYKKNLKAFEALNSEKLSEDIYCDSADMMAMSEVVVE, via the exons ATGGACTTTGAGGATGACATTATAAATG AACCTCCGGCTAAAAAGCATAAGAAACATAAGAAGAAGCACAAACATAAAAAAGAGCCAGCCCCGCCAGCGTTAATGTCTCCTAAAACTTCTATAAAGCTCAAGCTGAAACTTGGCAAAGAAACAATGGGCACTAAAAA TGTCATGTCAGTTGTGCAGTCCACAGAGAGCCATGTGCCAGAGT TGAGTAAAGCTGCGAAGAAATCTGCTCATAATGACGAGGAAGATTTCTCTGATGATGACAAATGGCTAGAGGCGCTAGAAAAAGGCTACTCAAATAATTATGCTGACATTGCTAAAAAGGATCCAGCCTTGTTGACAGCTCGACAG AAAGCTTTACTGCATGGGAGTCAACAAGATGAACTGTTGCAGCTTCCATCAG GTTACAAAACCGTGGAGCTTACTGATGAGCAGAAACGGCGGCGGCAGGAGAAAGCTAAGAGAAGACGTCAGCAGGCTAATGAAAAAATGGAGAATGATAAG AATCAAACCGTTCACAAACTGTTGAAAAAGCAAGACAGCAAGCTAAAAAGACCTATAAAA CCACGTGGTGGAAAGAGTAGCAGTGTTCCTCGTATCATCTATAGAAATAGATTAGATGATATCTGTATACTGCTGCCTCCTGATGTGCCGTTCCCTCTCAGGCCTGAGATAGCCAA aTCTTATCCTGAACCTCAACTTTGTGGGGTTGATGGCTGCACCAATATGAGAACCTCCATCTGCTCAAAGACCAAAGTTCCAATCTGCAGTCTGGCTTGCtataagaaaaatttaaagGCATTTGAGGCTCTTAACTCCGAGAAATTATCAGAAGATATTTATTGTGACAGTGCCGACATGATGGCGATGTCTGAAGTTGTGGTAGAATGA
- the LOC106072645 gene encoding TLC domain-containing protein 2-like, with protein METQMEHKNSEIWRDINEPNRGYLVVLLSTFLFYCVSLLAQYLQISSVAEKSKWKWKNISVSFIHSLISSIWSVLCFFERPDMAEDLITTYTTLSHTLIAFSVGYFLYDLLDLYMSRRSRQSLELIGHHFVIITCFMVAVGTRHYVGYAVVALLVEINSIFLHLRQLLQICGVSKLNSWSRVNSFVNLGTFIVFRILLLAWMTRWLVINKDSVPLLFYTLGSVGLAVMVAMNIILFYRLLRSDFIALKGNESDVKKTS; from the exons ATGGAAACCCAGATGGAGCACAAGAACAGTGAAATTTGGCGAGATATAAATGAGCCAAATCGTGGCTACTTAGTTGTGTTATTATCCACATTTCTATTCTACTGTGTTTCTCTACTGGCACAATATCTACAAATCAGTTCTGTGGCAGAAAAATCAAAATGGAAGTGGAAAAACATTTCAGTctctttcattcattcattaattagCAGCATCTGGTCAGTTTTGTG tttttttgaaAGACCAGATATGGCTGAAGATCTGATCACAACATACACCACTCTATCACATACTCTTATAGCTTTTTCTGTGG GCTACTTTCTGTATGATTTACTTGATCTTTACATGAGCAGACGATCACGCCAGTCACTCGAACTGATAGGCCATCATTTTGTT ATTATTACATGCTTCATGGTGGCAGTGGGAACTCGACACTATGTGGGCTACGCTGTCGTGGCCCTGTTGGTGGAGATCAACAGCATCTTTCTTCACCTGCGGCAGCTTTTACAGATATGTGGAGTCAGTAAATTGAACTCTTGGTCTCGTGTAAATAGTTTTGTCAACTTGG GAACATTTATAGTTTTTCGTATCCTGCTTTTGGCCTGGATGACAAGATGGCTGGTCATCAACAAAGACTCAGTGCCTTTGCTATTTTACACCCTGGGCAGCGTGGGATTGGCGGTGATGGTGGCTATGAATATTATTCTCTTCTACAGACTCCTCCGCTCTGATTTCATCGCCTTAAAGGGAAATGAAAGTGATGTGAAGAAGACTTCGTAG